A stretch of DNA from Oreochromis aureus strain Israel breed Guangdong linkage group 10, ZZ_aureus, whole genome shotgun sequence:
tttgatcacatcttctggaccagagttgttatttgcttgtgagccctccgtactcgttttctccaacttttgaaccttaacaacaTGTAGAATCAGAGAGGTACAGTTAGTTTTGTTATGTTCAAGTCCTTGAAACATGGAATTCTTGCAAAACACAGACTCTGTTAGGTACCATGTATCCGATGGTCCAACAAACCAGACACGGTGCGTGTGATCCCTTCGATAGCTCAGTTGGTAGAGCGGAGGAGTATCAAAACAGCTTCCTGTACTCCCTTTGACTTGATAAAGTGAAGGCTTCAAAGTCAGTAGCTATAGGTGCGcttacagtgtaacacacagcgAACATAAGACATGTTCCAGACAGGTTAGGACAATTTTCAGAGAAAAAGTTTGGTGCAATCCCATGGTCCAACAGGGTTGGATCTACCAACATTAAGGTAAGTGACATTCAAAAAAAGCACAGTCCTATGCTCTAGTATCAATTTCTCAAAATTGCTCCCTGTACTCCCCTGGGTCTGAACGCAGCCCAAGAGTTGGAAAAAGGAAGGATACTCATGTTGATGTGAAATATGTTCGGTGCCTCAGGCATGAAGGAACATGTAGAATCAGAGAGGTACAGTTAGTTTTGTTATGTTCAAGTCCTTGAAACATGGAATTCTTGCAAAACACAGACTCTGTTAGGTACCATGTATCCGATGGTCCAACAAACCAGACACGGTGCGTGTGATCCCTTCGATAGCTCAGTTGGTAGAGCGGAGGACTGTAGGTGTATGGGAACAGGAATCCTTAGGTCGCTGGTTCAACTCCGGCTCGGAGGAGATTTTACAATACCTTCTGTCTGTACTGATTGAAcccagctaaaaacaaaacttaatcgCAATGGCGTTTACTACCATTTCATAGTATCGCTATTCTCCTTTGAGTGATCAGTTGGAAAAGCAAAGACTTCTCTGTGTGTTGGAAGAAGACATGTTTCCTCCCAGTATACTGTAGTTTTCAGTCAGAAAATAGGCCCAAGTCCTTAGTTATGGTCCAAAAGGGTTGGATCTACCAACATTAAGGTAAGTGACAgtcaaaaaaaaccccacagtccTATGCTCTACTTTCAATTTCTAAAAATTGCTCCTTGTGCTCCCCTGGTTCTGAAGGGTTTTAATCTACCAATATTAAGGTAAGtgacataacaaacaaaaacaaaaaacacagtactATGCTCTAGTATCAATTTCTGAACAATGGAGAACTCAAAAATGCTAGCTTTACTCCCCTGAATCTGAAGGCAGCCCAAGagttgaaaaacaacaacaagtcCTAGATCCTTCAACACCGATTAGTATAGACTGGTAAGTAAAAATTAGACTCCCATGTCTTTAAATGGGAAGATGGCTATGATGAAAACTTCTTTTTGATCAGCGGTAGTGGACATCAATGACAGTTATGTCACTGTCATCTGATGGGatcttctctgttttctctgtattattgtagaggcTTTACCtcataatataaagcaccttgaggcgactgttgttaaaaaatgaaatctaCTAGTCTATCTATGATTAATGACAAGCAAACAAGGACTTGTTCAAGGCAACTGGCACAGGTCAGTCTTTTCAAAATACCACAAAGACAAATTTCTGATAAttctacatttttattaaagtaTGTATAAAATTCAAATACCATGGCCCCCATCCTACCCCAACATGGTTTTGTCGCTGTATACACATAAATTAAGCCATCTAGTAGAACTAAAATACTAATTTACATTATTTCACAAAGTaatctgtatttttatgtatacaGAAGATTTCACATAACAGAGAGATAACATGTAACAAGTCAGTTACATGTCATTCCAGACATGTAACAGACTGCAATGGTGTTGAGTAACAAAccaaataaaaattttaaatcttacaaaaactgaaacattttgaCTCTAATGTCAAACTGTCCTCATATTTCATTCCAGGCTGTGCTACTAAACTTTAAAACAACTGTTATTTAAGTTACAGTGTTTAATTTacagcattttcttcattttatgaCAAACTCCAGGATGTCCAGAGTACTTTGCATTTTGGAGCAGTAGACTGTAGAGCATGTAACCTTCTGTTTGTTGCACTGTGGACTGTTTAAACTGATGAGCCATCAGGTATGCTTACAGGAGATGCGAGCAGGGGAGCCAGCAGTAAGAGTCATAGGACCAGTATATGTGGGGGAAGTGGTGTAGCATGGTGGGTTGTCAAGTTCAGATGGAGATCCAATACTGTTGCTGGAGGAGTCATCTGTGGAAGGATCCTGCAAAACACAGTGACATGAGCCCAACTTCACTCTCCAAAagtaacattttattatttaaaaatttaacaatttatttttcaatttcaTTGTGGCTATTTGTGTAGATGGCTCTCAGATTACCTAATAGCGAAACTCACTGGTTTCGGTTTACTGAGCTTAGCCTGTGAGACTGATAAGCTGCTATTAAATGAGCAAAAAGATTTGGATAGCTTGGTTTTGAAATTTCTGCAGCTAATGAGACAGTTTATAATGAGCCATGATGAGCACCTTATAGCTGGGCTGTCTCTCCATGAAGTTATTAAACTGGCTAGCCTCGACTTTTATAAATATATGCTTTTATCTAACAAATTTAGCAGTTTGCATGTTCCTTAGTGCTTTTTTCCAGAACATAATGTTGCATGTATTCCTTGTAGTGACTTGTGGGTTTTATGCCTAACGAGTATGACATAGAAGACAAAATTTGTTAGATGATAGTTTCAGATTTGTTGTGGTGTCATACACGACTCACAGAATGTAATAAAATCAGACCGTTAAATGAAAAGTGGTACCTTTTGCTGGAGGATATAAAGTGAAGTTACTGCATTTATCCCAttgtgctgtggtgtttttggAAGCACACAATCTGTGATgaagtaaaacaacaacaacaattgtATACAAATTCACACTCCTTTTTCACATTTCATAACTGTCATCACAGCTATACTTTACCTGTGTGATTGATTGGTGTTTGGTGAGAACGGTTATAAAACCTGGAGAGGTGCTTTCTAGGGGGCTGTCTTGGTCTGTGTACACAAAATATTTGATCAGTTTTGTGATACTTGGCATTGAATTCAATTATTTAATAGCCAGTCTTACTTTTTAGAAGGTGTCCAGCAGGCACATATAGTCACCAAGGTGATCAAAAGAAAGATGCCTCCAGTAGAAAGGATGATATAAAGGGAACTTCTTTCTGGTTGGAATGTACAAGATTACAATTAATGAACAACACAGGcactaacaaaacaaaatgtgcaACTAGAGCTAATGGTATAACCCACAGTATTCCTTCTCTTTGTGCCCATGTGACACACATACACCTTCTGGgtctgtttttcacttttttgtacTACTTTGTACCAGCCTTTCACATCATCACATTGATGGGCAATGTATATGTTGACACACCTTTCTTTGGCTTTCAAAAACCTCAGACTTTTCCTCCATCCCTACCAGAAGGCAAACATTTGTAATTTCTGAGAGAAATCTGACAAAAGATTTAGTAGAAAAGCATCCTCTCTGATCAACTGAAGGAActattttctttactttatgTAGACCTGCAGTGTTCTTACAGCTGCATAGTTAGAGAAGTTGTGTCACCCTCAGGACAGCCTGATCCAGTCTTTCAAATGAGCTATTAAACTGTCAACggaacaaaaactaaacacctGAAATTATATGACTGAGTTGAATATTTTGAGCAGTGCACTGCAACACTTAGTAGTCAAAATCGCCACCTTTACAATTATTTACAGGCCTTGAGATGAAACTTGTTTTGAACTGAggctatcaaaataaaactgaattcaactGAAATCTGCTGCCCATGTCTCTGTGTCTACCATGATGTTTTTAACCCTTGTTGACATTGCAATAACAAACTAAGGCAGTGTTACTTACTGTACACAGTCAGTCTAATTGGCAGACTTGTCATATTTCCCACTGGATTCTCCACTGTGCAGCTGTAGACATCATCATCTGCCATCAACACCCGCTTGATGGTCAAAAGCTTCTGATCAGGAGAAAACACGAACCTTGTCTCATTGGTCAGGAGTTTTCCGCCTTTGAACCACCTGTATGTAGTCCTGGTTCCATTGTCGTGAGAGCAGTTGAGGACAACATTTTCGCTAAGCTCCAGTAATGATGAAGACTCCATGTGGATATAAGGCCTGGAAATAGGTTCTGGATACAGGAAACAGTAGATACACTAGTTCTGGATATGTTAgcagataaaaacaataaacatgcTGCTGTCCTTTTTTGAAGTTGTGTCTTGAAAGTCAGTACTTAACTTTTAAACTATATTACCTGTAGAATCAATAATGTCAAGTCAAAGTAATTCTTAAGTGTCAAAATTATTTGGTAGGGAATTGCACCAGAGTAGGAAGAAATGGTCTCCTCCTGGCTCATGTGGAACATTGCTGCTCCACCCTCCTCCTCTTTAAGACCCAGGTGACCTTCACTTGGGTTTCTACGTGGGCAGGATGATCGATGTCATTCTTAGAAGGAGAACTCATGGCATCAGATCAATACTTTCCACTTGCACTGTCATGACTGAAACTCAGTAATCAAAGATCAGTTCATGCTGGAAAGATTATTACTGAACCCACTCCACAGCCATCTTTGAAGCAGTTATCTTAAAGCACCTCATTGAATTAATATCTATTTTAATGATCTCTGGGACATAAAAACTACATGTGCAGAATCAAACCAACCAAatgtggtttaaaaaacaaaacaaaactcactTTGCCTcaaaatatgatttaaaaaaaaaacaaactaccataaaaaaaaaaaaaaaaaaaaaagctctactGTTGAGGAATTCTCCAGAAGATTTCAATTCAACAGTCTGTCAGAAGTAAGTCTATTACTTATAATTTCTCAGGGAATAAGTTCTATCATAACACCAGAAAATATATTAATCTTCTCCTTTTGCATGgtccctttaggggtcgccacagcctCACGCTATCCCTTTTCCACTAAAGGCacaaatcttctctgtggtctttctcCCTTCCTCCAGCCTGGCAGCTCCAACTTTAATATCCTTTGTGgaatatatccactatccctcctttacacatgtccaaaccacctCAGCCTTGCCTCTTCAACTTTGTCTgcaaactgctcaacctgagctctGGCTGATGTGAATGTCTCTGCTGTTCACACCTATACtcactattttatatttgttttccaTACACAGATGAAAGGTTTGGTGTGCATTCATTCAGTTTGGTTGACCTCTCCATTCCTGTTATCTTCACCTTTTACTGTGGAATAAATTAAGTCTTTTATCAGTTTAAATAAGTGTTTTCCGAAACCTGACtagaacaattttttttttttattttgtttgtgccaGTCGTTTGCACTCCATTTAAATTCAACAAGCAAAACAACACTTGCTGCTCATGCCAGCTCAAACTATTGTGGAAAAAGTTTGAGCTGGCATGAGAAGCATGTGCATGCTCATCTTAAATAATATAGATGAAAAAGTCTCAACAGAGCCTAAAAAGTAAAGGAAAGATGAAGTTAAAGTTAACTGTTGTTCCATAAAATTATGCTAATAAAAATGAGATGATTTACATCTGTGTGCCTGTCTGCTAACAGCCGACATACCAGTACAGCCAAATAATTCATGGAGTGACTTCATGAGATTCCTGGCATTCTTTCAGCCACCTACAACTTGAACAGTAGCCCAATCAGGCAAAGTGAAAAACATGTGGATGTGTAAGGACTTTGAATCTGTCCGGGAAGAAAGCTGATTACAAAGCGTAAACAGTGCAGTACAGTTTAATAAAATCCTTTTGCATTGTGGGATAAAATGATTGCGGAATTGTCTGAATGTTTGAGCATGTTCTGAAACACACAATGATTCAGAAACCTGAACTCAGAGCAAGACTAATGATGTGCAAGATAAACAAAGAGCCACAAAGACTCATAGGCAGCTTATCAGGAGCACGGAAAGATAAATATGCGTGTTAAATTATAGTTCAGCAGGTTTATCTCCAAATTTTCATGCTGAACAGATCACTAATGGCTTTTTTACAGTCTAGGTAAGTGTTTTGAATCATCATCATGGTTTAAACTTATAGTTCAGACAATAAAcatgtctctctctctatatatattagaACTGATAGTGTTGCATTCAACAGcagaaaagagttaaaaaatgtgcttttagaCCTAAAAACATTACAGAATTGTACAAATGGACATGTCCTCCTACCATCCACAGTGAGTGTGATGCTGCCCTCTCCTGGAAAGGTATCATCTGTGATGGAGATCTCTACGTCATATGTTCCATCATCAGCAAACCTGAGGTTGTGGAGAAGCAGAGTCCCATTCTCAAATACCAGGATACGATCCCGGTACTCGGGCCTCAGCGTCCCAATGATGTCCGTTCCAATCGACTGGACAACTGTGACAGATTTTTCCCTTTTAAGTAGCCACTTGATAACTGGCAGGTCTAAGCTGAAACTATCATAGCGGACTGACAGAAGGGCCTCCCCTCCTAATTTACCTCTAATGAGAGTATTTGGGATAGTCATATTCACTGCCAACACTCCACctgcacagaaacaaagaagaaaggTCCATGAGAAGtttcttttccattttaaacAAATTGTAGTATCATTTAACTTTTGCAGAGTTTTAAGATGACTGGCTTTTTGGGGTGCCAGATTTCAGGGAACAATGTTTTTCCATCAAATATTTGTAATGCACTCTACAACAACTACACTGGCATGAAAAACAGAAAGGGGTGGCTTTCAGTTGTGTGCATCATGCAGCTCTACACCAACACTGTCCACCATTAATTATAGGCGCCCACGCCCAGATGATCAGAACTCAATCAGCAACTCTGAAGAAAGGTAAAAcgttttaattttgtttgaaaatcttttttaataataatgtttttttccacTAAGTGTACTAAAACTGGTAACTGAATACAGAAATGTTGTGTAGGCTACTTTAAAATCATCCCACTCCACTATTTCATAGCCATGAATCTCAACAGTGAATACTTTAAATACTCTAAACACTTCATAGACTACAAGAGTTTGTTAGTTTTAGGTCATCTGCTTAAGAGAACAATTCTCGAATCATTGGGTTTATCTGGGGAGCATTATCAACAGTTTAAGTTAGCTGAACTAATCAtgtaaaacattacaaaacagATTATGTGACTGCACTTGTTGCCACACCTCTGTAACTGGTCCTGTAGTAACTGCAAGCAGCGCAACCTGTGAATGGGCTCCCCCCAGATAAAGACTGGAGGTTGCATAACTGGTATGATATTCCAGTCACAACTAGATGTGAGAATCTTTCCAATATTTGATGCTTTTCAAATATTTCAGTAAAGGTTTTTACTTCAACATGTAATTTTTAGACTTTTTTCTTTATGCTATTCTTTTGTCTGCTTACTTCCCTTGGCTGCCCTCCTTTAGCTTGGTGATTGAGATACGGTTGCCTCCTAACTTTTCCCAGAGAGTTATTTAGATGACCCTGAATTCATATCTACAACAATGTAAGGTTGaccttacaacataaaatactacaagactgttttgttATTTGGACTTATAAGattaaaattcaatttaaagtttaagattttttttgtggttattttacatttgtaccataaaaagaaaaaattagtttttagtgtttttgtacttaaaatgtctttttcaaaTAGTTGAAGGTTTTTTCTGCTGCCGTGAGTTTCCTGAATTTTACTGATTAAAATAAAGATAATGAAGCTTTAAgttgaaaatcttagaaatatggtatctaaccagaatcttgctctggatggcattaccttggccccCAGTGACACTGtcaggaaccttggagtcatttttgctgcaattctttattatcaggatttcctaaaaactccctgaaaagcctccagttaatccaaaatgctgcagcaagagcactgacagggactagaaagagagagcatatttctcctatattggcttccagttaaatccagaatttaattcaaaatcctgctcacgtacaaggtcttaaataatcaggccccatcttatcatAATGatcttatagtaccatatcaccccattagagcacttcgctctcacactgcaggcttacttgttgttcctagagtatttaaaagtagaatgggagggagagtccttcagttttcaggcccctcttctatggaagcAGCTTCccgtttggattcgggagacagacaccatctctacttttaagattaggcttaaaactttccatttTGCTAAAGCATGTAGTTAGGGCTGAATcaagtgaccctgaatcctcccttagttatgctgcaataggtgtaggctgctgggggattcccatgatgcaccaaGTATTTCCTTTTCAGTTACCTTTTTCACTcaacatgtgttaatagacctctctgctgaatcacacttgttactaatctctggctctgttttccacagcatgtcttttatcctgtcttccttctctcaccacAACCAGTCGCAgcgatggccgcccctcccggagcctggttctgctggaggtttcttcctgttaaaagggagcttttccttcccactgtcgccaaagtgcttgctcatagggggtcatatgattgttgggtttttctctgtatgtattattgtagggtctaccttacaatataaagcaccttgaggcgactgttgttgtgatttggcgctatataaataacactgaattgaattgacccAAATTTAACTAAAAAGTGATACTCTTGAGATAAGAAATGTTCTGAAGCAAAATGCATGAACCTAGAAAAAGTAAGTAGAAAATTCCCCCACAAGAATAACGTGGCTATGCATAAGCTTTAAAATATAAGTTTATATTATATCTATGAATCAGACAGAGTTATCTTAACTCTTTACACTCCAggttactgaaaaatgtaaattcCTCAAACGATAAATATGTCATATTCATATAACCAGCAGTATTTAAAGAGGAAGTGCTGCCATTGGACAGTCCTGAAAGCctagtgacttttttttaagacaaaaaaaaccccttaatACACCTTCAGGCTTGACAAGGTTGACAAAGAATGTATTGTTTACAGTTGAAAAGCTTCAATGATTTAAAAGGAACTACACACCCATCCTTTTTTGAATATTTTACCTATCTGCATAGAATAAGGGCCCACCTACTCTACTGTCAAAGAAGAATTTGTGCACAATTAAATAATTTATACAAATATAATTTATCAGTATTTTAACTTTGGTAAGTGATACAGTGGTTAGATGAAGACCAAATACTATATCATTGTGGGAAAGCGGGCACTGCACCCCATCACTGTTGTATACTGGAAGCCTTTGCATGACAGATCTTTATTACCATGGTGATGGCTTTTAGACTTTGGGATGGGCCAGCATGAACCAACAAAAGTGAGGATTGTTTGTTGAAATTTCCTTCTTGGCAGTTCATGAAAAGAGCAATGGGAGCAATCCAGACACCACGCTAGTTCTGCAGAAACAGAGCAGCTCAGTAACTCTGCTGCTAACCACAACAATGGCAGGACAGTGATGACACCCAgccacagctgaaaacactGGCTCTAGTCTGTGAGCCCTTATTACTTAGAAGAATGGGCACAAAACACCCCCAGAGCCTCatgtaatcaaatttaaatctaTATTCTCTGAAGAAATACTTTTTGTAACaccattaaaatgttaaaatatgcaaaatgttGCAAAAATGATCAGAAACTAGTGATCATACCATATTTCTCAATCCTATTTCTAATTAGATCAAAGTACACAACCGTATCTGCAGCTGTTGTTGCCATTTCCATCCACGCCACAGCTAGCAATCATAAAAACTCCACCTGCCTCTATAATTCAGTTATTCTGAAAATGTTTCTGTTAATTTGCAAAATCTACTAGAAGCATCTGTTCGTTTAATGACTTGGTGATGCAATAACATGAGaaattacataaaaaaataaaaataaaaaaaaagaagcaaatttCAGTTTTCTAAACATTTGTaaatttcaatttcatttaGACAAATGTATCTGCTACACAATGTTTTATGCACAAATCCTAATAATCCAGTACATTAAGAATATATAGACTTGTACTAGGCAAGTATTCGCTCTTCTGGAGAAGAAGTTTGAAGCAACCATATAAAAGAACAGGTAACATACCTGAATtgcagaaaccaaaacacacaaGCAAAGAAATCTGGTaaattattttgcttttcaatGGAGCACCCTTCTCTTCCTTCATCTTGGGTCTCAAGCTTTGTTTTCCTCCCAGACGAGCAGCATGATTTGTGCTTCTGGGCTGGACGGAGGACACAGTCATTCATTCAGGCTCTGCTGGAACTGAGTACATGTTGTTCACAAAAGCCACTGTAGAAAAAGGACAAAAgcgcgcgtgcgtgcgtgtgcgtgtgtgcgtgcgtgcgacTAGATGGGTCTACATTTTTATTGGAAAAAACTAATTTAATATCAACAATGCTTCACTGTCGTGAGATTTCAGTGTTCgtaaaagaacaaaatacaaatggccattgatcagtgttctttgatcagtgggttttggtcagtgattgttgatcaatggtcatgggaatttgcataattatgattaaggaactgacctcacagcccattgttccttcagtgggctggtttcagtcattatgcaaatgtactgtttataaggtttggggaaacctgcagtcagctgagactgaagaagtcacttggatgagtgacgaaacgtttctcccacaaaacgctacgtccagatgaacagattcaacttttggaaacaaaatacaaacattgAGATTAGGCATCCTGGACCAAACATTTATCATTGACAAAGCACCCAATGTGTACCCTAGACAATTTTATCCATTGTAATCTGCTTCCATCTAAACTTTTAAAGACAATGCACATATAATCTACAATCATACTAACATAGCAATATACTATTTTTTTAGACAGAAAGATACCAGTGGTTCAAAAgagaagtaaataaataaacagaggtGCTTTCTGTTTTATGAGAAAATGTTGCATTGTGTAAAATCCTGAAACTCTTTTCCAGCCATAGCCACATTAGTCATGTGTTACAACCTGTGTGGGGGCCAGGACATGACCACAAGAAGGCAACCACTTCTCGACCATGTCAACCACTGAGAAAAACCATAGTTGCATTTATTACTCAAACGattacatttctttaaaatcctgaacaaataaactgttttttcgGTTCAGTTCAGAGCAGCACCGTCTGCTGGCTTGAGTGTTTAAGTTTTAGATAAAgggtgtcatggtcctgggtccgGTGACCCCGTGTCTATGTGTTTGTATGCTTGATATTCCTTGTTTTGTAtcagtttgttgttgtgtttatgTTAGTGTTCAGTCCGTATTGGACTGTGTTTGGGGGTTAAAAGAATATTCCAAGTTTAGGTTCTCCAAGTGGTTTATATTAGGTTGTTTAGTTCCTTGCTGTTAGGGAGGTAAAACATGATCACTAAGTGTCTAGTCGGGTCTTGTGTTTTGTGAGTCTTGCCTCGGTTACAATCCAAAGTATTAAGCTTACATGTCTTGAGTTCAGTCTGTGCGTTTCCCCTCTTACTTTGATAGTCCTTGTCCTTTGTCAGCAGgttctgctttgcttccttggtCTCGTTATGTGTAATTAgttgtttctgtttctcactCCCTTGTTACcacctgtgtatttaagccctgtttTTTCCTCTGCTTGTTGCTGGTCCACCTGTGTATAATTCTGTGCGTCATCCCTTGTGTTCTAGCTGCAGGATTATTTAGttagaaaaacctaaactgggaaagctaAGTTTTTGTCCTTGCCATCTccacttctgttttattttcaaatggtGAGAATTCAAAGTTCACCTGCAGTAAAGCCAGTGCCAGCACTTGGATCCTTCTCTTATAACTCCACACGTCTGCTGCCGCAGCTGTGACAAAGGGTGGGTAATTGTATGGATGATCATTGTTAGTTTCATTGGATTGTCTTTTCTTTCAGTATCTtgtattctattatttttttcccctcattgtcCATCAAC
This window harbors:
- the LOC116326386 gene encoding hepatocyte cell adhesion molecule-like isoform X2; this encodes MTVSSVQPRSTNHAARLGGKQSLRPKMKEEKGAPLKSKIIYQISLLVCFGFCNSGGVLAVNMTIPNTLIRVVQSIGTDIIGTLRPEYRDRILVFENGTLLLHNLRFADDGTYDVEISITDDTFPGEGSITLTVDEPISRPYIHMESSSLLELSENVVLNCSHDNGTRTTYRWFKGGKLLTNETRFVFSPDQKLLTIKRVLMADDDVYSCTVENPVGNMTSLPIRLTVYKRSSLYIILSTGGIFLLITLVTICACWTPSKKPRQPPRKHLSRFYNRSHQTPINHTDCVLPKTPQHNGINAVTSLYILQQKDPSTDDSSSNSIGSPSELDNPPCYTTSPTYTGPMTLTAGSPARISCKHT
- the LOC116326386 gene encoding hepatocyte cell adhesion molecule-like isoform X1, whose protein sequence is MTVSSVQPRSTNHAARLGGKQSLRPKMKEEKGAPLKSKIIYQISLLVCFGFCNSGGVLAVNMTIPNTLIRGKLGGEALLSVRYDSFSLDLPVIKWLLKREKSVTVVQSIGTDIIGTLRPEYRDRILVFENGTLLLHNLRFADDGTYDVEISITDDTFPGEGSITLTVDEPISRPYIHMESSSLLELSENVVLNCSHDNGTRTTYRWFKGGKLLTNETRFVFSPDQKLLTIKRVLMADDDVYSCTVENPVGNMTSLPIRLTVYKRSSLYIILSTGGIFLLITLVTICACWTPSKKPRQPPRKHLSRFYNRSHQTPINHTDCVLPKTPQHNGINAVTSLYILQQKDPSTDDSSSNSIGSPSELDNPPCYTTSPTYTGPMTLTAGSPARISCKHT
- the LOC116326386 gene encoding hepatocyte cell adhesion molecule-like isoform X4, encoding MTIPNTLIRVVQSIGTDIIGTLRPEYRDRILVFENGTLLLHNLRFADDGTYDVEISITDDTFPGEGSITLTVDEPISRPYIHMESSSLLELSENVVLNCSHDNGTRTTYRWFKGGKLLTNETRFVFSPDQKLLTIKRVLMADDDVYSCTVENPVGNMTSLPIRLTVYKRSSLYIILSTGGIFLLITLVTICACWTPSKKPRQPPRKHLSRFYNRSHQTPINHTDCVLPKTPQHNGINAVTSLYILQQKDPSTDDSSSNSIGSPSELDNPPCYTTSPTYTGPMTLTAGSPARISCKHT
- the LOC116326386 gene encoding hepatocyte cell adhesion molecule-like isoform X3, yielding MTIPNTLIRGKLGGEALLSVRYDSFSLDLPVIKWLLKREKSVTVVQSIGTDIIGTLRPEYRDRILVFENGTLLLHNLRFADDGTYDVEISITDDTFPGEGSITLTVDEPISRPYIHMESSSLLELSENVVLNCSHDNGTRTTYRWFKGGKLLTNETRFVFSPDQKLLTIKRVLMADDDVYSCTVENPVGNMTSLPIRLTVYKRSSLYIILSTGGIFLLITLVTICACWTPSKKPRQPPRKHLSRFYNRSHQTPINHTDCVLPKTPQHNGINAVTSLYILQQKDPSTDDSSSNSIGSPSELDNPPCYTTSPTYTGPMTLTAGSPARISCKHT